The Burkholderiales bacterium genome includes the window CGCTTGTTGGGCGGCACGCCCATCTCTACTCCAGATGGCTGCGTAGCATCCAAGCGTTCTTTTCGTGAACTGCCAGGCGCCTCGTGGCGAGATCGGCGCTCCCCTGGTCACGCGCCGCTTCCGCCGCTTCGATGACAGCCCGCGCCGACGCCGTAACAGTGTCCTGATCTGAAACTAGGTTCAGGATCATCTCTTTGGCGACGGGGCGTCCAGTCTCCTCCTTGACGGCCGTGAGCTTGGCAAACGCGGAGTAACTTCCTGGTGCGAATGCACCCAGGGCGCGAATACGCTCCGCAATTTCATCCACTGCGAGCGCAAGCTCCGTGTACTGCGTCTCGAACAGCGTGTGGAGCGACGTGAACATCGGACCTGTGACGTTCCAGTGATAGTTGTGCGTCTTGAGGTAGAGCGTATAGCTGTCGGCCATCAGCGTGGAAAGAGCTCCCACAATCGCTTCGTTTGATTGCTTCTTCATGGTTGTACTCCGTTGTATGTTGTGAGCCGCGATGTGCCGCCCAACGTAGAGCTAACCGGTGCTGCGCGGCTTTATCGCGCAGCGTCCAGCGACCGAAGGGAGCGAGGTTGAGCGCCATGTTAGCTTTTGAATTTCGTAAAGCATGTGCCCCCATTTACAGCCTTTAGCACCTTGCAACTGAGAATTCGCGTTGATCCCGTTGCGTCGTTGTTTACCTGAATGACGAAGGAATCTCCTTTGGCACAAGCCGCATTCCAAAGGTTCGCGCCTGTTATGCCACCCATCTGCTGCAGAACGGCTACGACATTCGCACCGTGCAGGAATCGCTCGGACACAAAGACGTCGCGACGACGATGATTTACACCCAGGTACTGAATCGCGGCGGGAAGGGCGTGATCAGCCCGCTGGATTTTTAGTTAGCGGCGCGCTACAAATAAATGACTTGCTCCAGATGCGCGGCGAGTTCTTTGTCGCTCGATTTGGTGTAATCCTTTTCGATCGTCTCGCTGACTTTGTCGAGCACATGGGAATCCAGCCGGTTCTTGAGCAGCCCCATAAAGGGATTAGAGGCGACGAGGATCAGGCGCTCGTATTCGTTGATCGTCCTGCCGTGCTCGAGATTTTTGGCGACCTCCAGCGCGAAATGATCGGCCTCGTTTTGCTTGGGATCGGTCGCCTGCACGAAAGCGCCGCGCCCGTTGCCACTGGCCTTGTTATGCCCGGGCCGGTCGGATGCGAGGTCCATGCGCTTTTCCCGGCTCTCCGGATGATCGAGCTCGGCCACGAGTTGCAGGCCTTTTTTCATGCCGCTGTTGCAGAAGATTTTGGCGTGGCTGGAGTTGGCAACGAGTATCCAGGTATTCATGAGGCCTCCTCCTTGGGGTTCATCTTTTCGGACAACGATTTGCGGGCCCGGTTGCGGTCGTTCGCGATTAGCGATCAGTCATCGGGCCGGCTGAAGGGCAGCTTCAAGGTGGGCTGGAGCGCTGTATTTGGAAACCTTGGAGCTGCAAATGAACGGGTCGATCGCGCAACCGCGAGTCCATTGGCAATCAGGTTGCAAAGGTTGCGGAATTGGAGCGGGATGCGAATAAGACAGAGTTGCGAAGAAGCACAGCTGCCGGCCGCCGCGACGGCGGGAGCTTAAAGACCCAAACGCTGCCAGATTGTGGAAGTCGCACCAGCCTGGTTCATCGTATAAAAATGCAGCCCCGGCGCGCCTGACGCGAGCAGCCGGTCGCACAAATCTGTCACCACATCGAGGCCGAAAGCGCGGATCGAGGCAGTGTCGTCCGCATAACTTTCGAGCTTCTTGCGAATCCAGCGTGGAATATCGGCGCCGCAAGCGTCGGAAAAACGCGCAAGCTGCGCATAGCGGTTGATCGGCATGATGCCCGGAACGATCGGAATCGTGATGCCCATCGCTTCGCATTCGTCGACAAAATTGTAATACGAATCGGCGTTGAAGAAGTACTGGGTGATCGCCGCATCGGCGCCGGCGTCGACCTTGCGCTTGAAGTTGAGCAGATCGTCGCGCGCCGAAAGAGATTGCGGGTGAAACTCGGGATAGCACGCGACTTCTATCCTGAAATTATCGCCGGGCTGGGCGCGGATAAAATCGACCAGCTCGTTGGCATAATGGAATTCGCCCGGCGAGTAGGTTCCCGATGGCAAGTCGCCGCGCAAGGCGACGATATGACGGATGCCGGAATCGCGATAACGCCGCAGGATTTCGGTGATACTGGCGCGCGTCGAGCCGATGCACGATAGATGCGGCGCCGCGGCCTGGCCTTCGGACTGGATTTCGAGCACCGTATCGAGCGTACGGTCGCGCGTCGAGCCGCCGGCGCCGAACGTCACCGAGAAAAACTCGGGCTTCAGTTGCGCGAGTTGCTTGCGCGTCGTGCGCAGTTTTTCGGCGCCTTCGGGTGTTTGCGGCGGAAAGAATTCGAAACTGAAAGTGCGCGCGTGTTCTTGTTGGGATTGCATGATCGGGCGAAGACACGCTCACGGTAGGACAACCCGGCAGTCGCGTGTGCGTTAGGGTTTAGAAGGTGAAACAGTTTTGTGGCAAGGGAAAAGCGGGCGATCGCGCTTTCCGGCGGAAACCGACCGCCCTTCCTGCGAACCGCCCGACGGCGGACTTGCTTTCTCAATACCGGTAATGATCCGGCTTGTAAGGCCCATTCTTCGCGACCCCGATGTATTTCGCCTGGGTGTCGGACAGCTCGGTGAGTTGCGCATTGAGCTTTTTGAGCTGCAGCCGCGCGACTTTTTCATCGAGATGTTTCGGCAGCACGTAAACGCCAACGGGATATTTGGCGGTATTGCCGTATAGCTCGATCTGCGCGATCACCTGATTGGCGAACGACGAACTCATCACATAACTCGGATGGCCGGTGCCGCAACCCAGGTTTACCAGACGGCCTTCGGCGAGCAGGATGATGCGCTTGCCGTCGGGAAAGATGACGTGATCGACTTGCGGCTTGATGTTTTCCCATGGGTATTGCTTGAGGCTGGCGATATCGATTTCGTTATCGAAGTGGCCGATGTTGCAGACGATGGCCTGATTTTTCATCCGCTTCATGTGCTCGTGACTGATCACATGAAAATTGCCGGTCGCGGTCACGAAAATATCGGCTTTATCCGCCGCGTAATCCAGGGTCACGACGCGATAGCCTTCCATCGCAGCCTGCAAAGCGCAGATCGGATCGATCTCCGTCACCCAGACTTGCGCGGATAGCGCGCGCAGCGCCTGCGCCGAACCTTTGCCGACGTCACCGTAGCCGGCTACCAATGCGACCTTCCCGGCCACCATTACGTCAGTCGCACGCTTGATGCCGTCGACCAGCGATTCGCGGCAGCCGTAGAGATTGTCGAACTTGCTCTTCGTAACCGAATCGTTGACGTTGATCGCAGGAAATGCGAGCCGGCCTTCCTGGGCCATTTGATACAGGCGCTTGACGCCGGTCGTGGTCTCTTCGGTTACGCCTTTGATCTTTGCCAGACGCGTCGAATACCATTTCGCATCCTGCTTCAGCTTGGCCTTGATCGACGCGAACAGAAAAGTTTCTTCCTCGCTGCCGGGATGGGCGAGCAGCGCGGGATCTTCCTCGGCTTTGGCCCCCAGATGCAGCAGCAGGGTGGCATCGCCGCCGTCGTCGAGGATCATGTTGGAATAAGCGCCCGCCTTTCCGTCAACTGCCGCCCATTCGAAGATGCGGTGCGAGTAGTCCCAGTATTCTTCGAGGGTTTCGCCTTTGACCGCGAATACGGCAGTGCCGCTGGCCGCGATCGCCGCAGCGGCGTGATCCTGTGTCGAATAGATATTGCACGATGCCCAACGCACTTCGGCGCCGAGCGCCTCCAGCGTTTCGATCAAAACCGCGGTCTGGATCGTCATGTGCAGGGAGCCCGTGATGCGGGCGCCACGCAGCGGTTTTTGGACGGCAAATTCCTCGCGGATCGCCATCAGGCCCGGCATTTCGGTTTCGGCGATCGCGATTTCCTTGCGCCCCCAGGGAGCCAGGGAAATATCGGCGACTTTGTAGTCGGTGGAACTCTTGGTTTGCAGTACGGCGCTCATGGCGTTCTCCATGCGGGTGAGAAGAATTCGAGCGCCGTTTCGATTGAAATCCCGGCTCCCCCGAGCCTCACAGCCTTTGGCGGCCTGCTGCAGCGCTCCTCGGGGTGCGGGATTTTTTGCAGTCAGGCGATGGCTGGCTCGCGTTTAACGCCGGCCGCAGCGCGCAACGCTTCTGCCTTGTCGGTTGCTTCCCAGGTGAATTCGGGCTCGTCGCGGCCGAAATGGCCGTAAGCCGCGGTCTTGTTGTAGATCGGCCGCAGCAGATCGAGCATCTGGATGATGCCGCGCGGGCGCAGATCGAAATGCTCCATCACGAGCTTGGCGATGCGCTCATCGGAAATCACGCCGGTACCTTCGGTGTAAACCGTGATGTTGATCGGCTTGGCGACCCCGATTGCATAGGACAACTGCACCTGGCACTGGCGCGCGATTCCCGCTGCCACGATGTTTTTGGCGACATAACGCGCGGCATAAGCTGCGGAGCGGTCTACTTTCGACGGATCCTTGCCGGAAAACGCGCCGCCGCCGTGCGGCGCTGCGCCGCCGTAAGTATCGACGATGATCTTACGACCGGTCAACCCGGCATCGCCGTGCGGACCGCCGATTTCGAAGCAGCCAGTCGGATTGACGAGATAGCGTGTATTTGCCAGCCATTCGGCCGGCAGCACCGGCTTGATGACTTCCTCGATGACTGCTTCGGCGAGCTCCTTCTGTTTTTCGTTCATGCACGGATGGTGCTGCGTCGACAGTACGACCGTGTCTATGCTCTTCGGCTTGCCATCGACATAGCGGAAAGTCACCTGCGATTTCGCGTCGGGGCGCAGCCACGGCAGGCGGCCATCGCGACGAATTTCGGATTGCCGCTGGACCAGGCGATGCGCGTAATAAATCGGCGCCGGCATTAGTGCAGCGGTTTCATTGCAGGCATAGCCGAACATCAGGCCCTGGTCGCCGGCGCCCTGATTCAGATATTCGTCGGATGCGCGATCGACGCCTTGCGCGATATTCGGCGATTGCCGCCCGTAGCAGACCATGACCGAGCAACCCTCGGCGTCGAAGCGCAATTC containing:
- a CDS encoding DNA starvation/stationary phase protection protein is translated as MKKQSNEAIVGALSTLMADSYTLYLKTHNYHWNVTGPMFTSLHTLFETQYTELALAVDEIAERIRALGAFAPGSYSAFAKLTAVKEETGRPVAKEMILNLVSDQDTVTASARAVIEAAEAARDQGSADLATRRLAVHEKNAWMLRSHLE
- a CDS encoding host attachment protein, which codes for MNTWILVANSSHAKIFCNSGMKKGLQLVAELDHPESREKRMDLASDRPGHNKASGNGRGAFVQATDPKQNEADHFALEVAKNLEHGRTINEYERLILVASNPFMGLLKNRLDSHVLDKVSETIEKDYTKSSDKELAAHLEQVIYL
- the metF gene encoding methylenetetrahydrofolate reductase [NAD(P)H], which produces MQSQQEHARTFSFEFFPPQTPEGAEKLRTTRKQLAQLKPEFFSVTFGAGGSTRDRTLDTVLEIQSEGQAAAPHLSCIGSTRASITEILRRYRDSGIRHIVALRGDLPSGTYSPGEFHYANELVDFIRAQPGDNFRIEVACYPEFHPQSLSARDDLLNFKRKVDAGADAAITQYFFNADSYYNFVDECEAMGITIPIVPGIMPINRYAQLARFSDACGADIPRWIRKKLESYADDTASIRAFGLDVVTDLCDRLLASGAPGLHFYTMNQAGATSTIWQRLGL
- a CDS encoding adenosylhomocysteinase, with the translated sequence MSAVLQTKSSTDYKVADISLAPWGRKEIAIAETEMPGLMAIREEFAVQKPLRGARITGSLHMTIQTAVLIETLEALGAEVRWASCNIYSTQDHAAAAIAASGTAVFAVKGETLEEYWDYSHRIFEWAAVDGKAGAYSNMILDDGGDATLLLHLGAKAEEDPALLAHPGSEEETFLFASIKAKLKQDAKWYSTRLAKIKGVTEETTTGVKRLYQMAQEGRLAFPAINVNDSVTKSKFDNLYGCRESLVDGIKRATDVMVAGKVALVAGYGDVGKGSAQALRALSAQVWVTEIDPICALQAAMEGYRVVTLDYAADKADIFVTATGNFHVISHEHMKRMKNQAIVCNIGHFDNEIDIASLKQYPWENIKPQVDHVIFPDGKRIILLAEGRLVNLGCGTGHPSYVMSSSFANQVIAQIELYGNTAKYPVGVYVLPKHLDEKVARLQLKKLNAQLTELSDTQAKYIGVAKNGPYKPDHYRY
- a CDS encoding methionine adenosyltransferase; translation: MMNDYLFTSESVSEGHPDKVADQISDAVLDAILAQDPTARVAAETLVSTGLVVLAGEITTKANINYGSVARQAIRQIGYTDPELRFDAEGCSVMVCYGRQSPNIAQGVDRASDEYLNQGAGDQGLMFGYACNETAALMPAPIYYAHRLVQRQSEIRRDGRLPWLRPDAKSQVTFRYVDGKPKSIDTVVLSTQHHPCMNEKQKELAEAVIEEVIKPVLPAEWLANTRYLVNPTGCFEIGGPHGDAGLTGRKIIVDTYGGAAPHGGGAFSGKDPSKVDRSAAYAARYVAKNIVAAGIARQCQVQLSYAIGVAKPINITVYTEGTGVISDERIAKLVMEHFDLRPRGIIQMLDLLRPIYNKTAAYGHFGRDEPEFTWEATDKAEALRAAAGVKREPAIA